A genomic stretch from Longimicrobium terrae includes:
- the lipA gene encoding lipoyl synthase, producing MSGISTPDVPARGYAPAGKDNGIVKSKGTVNLPRPDGSEPVAHRARKPEWLKVRAPGGTNYLRLQSLMRSQGLHTVCEEAHCPNIGECWESGTATFMILGDVCTRACKYCAVAHGMPTELDWDEPRRVADSVVTMGLEHAVITSVNRDELKDGGSTIYAETIRQIHERVPGCTVEVLIPDFKGNEDALRNVVEARPEILAHNIDTVERLSKLIRPGARYWRSISFLGAVKRMNPAQLTKSAIILGMGETEDEIYQSMKDLREASVDILTLGQYLRPSEHHVPLDRWVHPDEFRRWKEIGERELGFGHVESGPLVRSSYHAKEQARTIDAGGPGSITQILEADVDSGAVIDPEEAAIRAAMVTPPAPRLVQIGGLR from the coding sequence ATGAGCGGCATCTCCACGCCCGACGTCCCCGCGCGCGGCTACGCGCCCGCCGGCAAGGACAACGGGATCGTAAAGAGCAAGGGCACCGTCAACCTGCCGCGCCCCGACGGCAGCGAGCCGGTGGCCCATCGCGCGCGCAAGCCGGAGTGGCTCAAGGTCCGCGCGCCCGGAGGCACCAACTACCTGCGCCTGCAGTCGCTGATGCGGTCGCAGGGGCTGCACACCGTCTGCGAAGAAGCGCACTGCCCCAACATCGGCGAGTGCTGGGAAAGCGGCACGGCCACGTTCATGATCCTGGGCGACGTCTGCACCCGCGCCTGCAAGTACTGCGCGGTCGCCCACGGGATGCCCACCGAACTGGACTGGGATGAGCCGCGCCGCGTGGCCGATTCGGTGGTGACGATGGGGCTGGAGCACGCGGTGATCACCTCGGTGAACCGCGACGAGCTCAAGGACGGCGGCTCCACCATCTATGCCGAAACCATCCGCCAGATTCACGAGCGCGTTCCCGGCTGCACCGTCGAGGTGCTGATTCCGGACTTCAAGGGCAACGAGGACGCCCTGCGCAACGTCGTGGAAGCGCGCCCGGAGATCCTGGCGCACAACATCGACACGGTGGAGCGGCTGTCCAAGCTGATCCGTCCCGGCGCGCGCTACTGGCGCAGCATCAGCTTTCTGGGCGCGGTAAAGCGGATGAACCCGGCGCAGCTCACCAAGAGCGCCATCATCCTGGGGATGGGCGAGACCGAGGACGAGATCTACCAGTCCATGAAGGACCTGCGCGAGGCCTCGGTCGACATCCTCACGCTGGGCCAGTACCTGCGCCCGTCGGAGCACCACGTGCCGCTGGACCGGTGGGTGCACCCCGACGAGTTCCGCCGCTGGAAGGAAATCGGCGAGCGCGAGCTGGGCTTCGGCCACGTGGAAAGCGGGCCGCTGGTCCGCTCGTCGTACCACGCCAAGGAGCAGGCGCGCACCATCGACGCGGGCGGTCCGGGAAGCATTACGCAGATCCTGGAGGCCGACGTGGATTCCGGCGCGGTGATCGACCCCGAGGAAGCCGCGATCCGCGCCGCGATGGTGACGCCGCCCGCGCCGCGCTTGGTTCAGATCGGCGGCCTGCGCTGA
- a CDS encoding acyl-CoA dehydrogenase family protein produces the protein MPFTQTPPALANQYDDDRALLSLLARLLPPGVLAAVEPSLREMGRVSAELYPAQLADRASEPTLTQWDAWGNRVDRIELTPLWRQAERITAEHGVVAVAYERAHGALSRIHQFALAYLFTPSTDIYSCPLAMTDGAARALLASGNEELIARAVPHLTSRDPAAVWTSGQWMTETTGGSDVGRSETVARRDADGGWRLHGRKWFTSAATSQMALTLARPEGNPPGGAGLALFYLEPRDANGRLRNIRIDRLKEKLGTKKLPTAELTLDGVPAIPVGALSGGVRSIAPMLNVTRTWNAVSACALMRRGIALARDYAARREAFGTRLIHQPLHADTLAGLQAEFEGALHLTFRVAELLGRDEAGVMEEGDRPLLRVLTPLAKLTTARQSVSVTSEVVEAFGGAGYVEDTGIPMLLRDAQVLTIWEGTTNVLALDTLRALSSPGAPERLAAEAASLAAAVRDPSLRAVAESASSAIHGAMAWLGANVADRVMVEAGARRFALTLGRGMEAALLAAHAQWALDRGDARPAAAARRLAANGIDQLRSADVDDARLLAESPPRGMAERD, from the coding sequence ATGCCCTTCACGCAGACCCCGCCCGCGCTCGCCAACCAGTACGACGATGACCGGGCGCTGCTCTCCCTCCTCGCGCGCCTGCTCCCGCCCGGCGTCCTGGCCGCTGTGGAACCGTCGCTCCGGGAGATGGGCCGCGTCTCCGCCGAACTGTATCCCGCGCAGCTGGCGGACCGGGCGAGCGAGCCCACGCTGACGCAGTGGGATGCATGGGGCAACCGCGTGGACCGCATCGAACTGACGCCCCTGTGGCGGCAGGCGGAGCGCATCACGGCCGAGCACGGCGTGGTGGCCGTCGCGTACGAGCGGGCGCACGGCGCGCTCTCGCGCATCCACCAGTTCGCGCTCGCCTACCTGTTCACGCCCTCCACGGACATCTACTCCTGCCCGCTGGCGATGACGGACGGCGCCGCGCGTGCCCTGCTCGCGTCGGGAAACGAGGAGCTGATCGCCCGCGCCGTCCCCCATCTCACCTCCCGCGACCCCGCCGCGGTCTGGACCAGCGGCCAGTGGATGACGGAAACCACGGGCGGCTCCGACGTGGGCCGCTCGGAAACCGTCGCGCGGCGGGACGCGGACGGCGGATGGCGCCTGCATGGCCGAAAGTGGTTCACCTCCGCCGCCACCTCGCAGATGGCGCTCACCCTCGCCCGGCCGGAGGGGAATCCGCCGGGAGGGGCTGGGCTCGCGCTCTTCTACCTGGAGCCGCGCGACGCCAACGGTCGGCTGCGGAACATCCGCATCGACCGCCTGAAGGAGAAGCTGGGGACGAAAAAGCTGCCCACGGCGGAGCTTACGCTGGACGGCGTGCCCGCCATCCCCGTCGGCGCGCTTTCCGGCGGCGTGCGCTCCATCGCGCCCATGCTGAACGTGACGCGCACGTGGAACGCGGTCAGCGCCTGCGCCCTCATGCGCCGCGGGATCGCCCTCGCCCGGGACTACGCGGCGCGGCGGGAAGCGTTCGGCACGCGCCTCATCCACCAGCCGCTGCACGCGGACACGCTCGCCGGGCTGCAGGCGGAGTTCGAGGGCGCCCTGCACCTTACCTTTCGCGTCGCCGAACTGCTCGGCCGCGACGAGGCGGGGGTGATGGAGGAGGGGGACCGCCCCCTGCTGCGCGTGCTGACGCCGCTCGCCAAGCTGACCACGGCGCGCCAGTCCGTTTCCGTCACCAGCGAGGTGGTGGAGGCGTTCGGCGGCGCCGGGTACGTGGAGGACACGGGGATCCCCATGCTGCTGCGGGACGCCCAGGTGCTCACCATCTGGGAAGGGACGACCAACGTGCTCGCCCTCGACACGCTGCGCGCCCTGTCGTCGCCCGGCGCGCCGGAGCGGCTGGCGGCGGAAGCGGCCTCGCTGGCCGCGGCCGTACGCGACCCGTCGCTCCGCGCCGTGGCGGAATCCGCGTCGTCCGCCATCCACGGAGCAATGGCGTGGCTCGGCGCGAACGTGGCGGACCGCGTGATGGTGGAGGCGGGCGCGCGGCGCTTTGCGCTCACCCTGGGGCGCGGGATGGAAGCCGCCCTCCTCGCCGCGCACGCGCAGTGGGCGCTGGACCGCGGGGACGCGCGCCCGGCCGCCGCCGCGCGCCGGTTGGCAGCAAACGGAATCGACCAGCTTCGTTCCGCTGATGTGGACGACGCGCGCCTGCTGGCCGAATCGCCCCCGCGCGGGATGGCGGAAAGGGACTGA
- a CDS encoding homoserine dehydrogenase: MSTLLEIDGAPVRLTPPPREPRTLRVALAGCGTVGGELVRLLHQGAGEIRARHGVRVRLVRVLVAHAGRPRPSELDPALLTTDLDAFLAEDADVVVEAIGGLDPALRIARTTLGRGRRLVTANKALIAAHGPELAELARRHRTRIDFESAVAGGIPVIRALRDSLGLTGIARIRGVLNGTTNFILTRLDEGWRYADALADAQARGFAEANPARDLSGEDAADKLRILGWLAFGIRPDALVLRRRGIDPDPERLAADARLLGGAPRLVAEAVQTEAGVVAAVEPVIVPSAGALGRTRGEENVVVIESRANGGVALSGPGAGGSPTASSLLADLVRGAGRLPRPAPVAPLSVADTREHRWALSVARTQAAGGILERTLSRAGIVSTAVLADGDRRVAVTGPVGWQRVDLALRALSAERLAPVVSRVEVPV, from the coding sequence ATGAGCACCCTGCTGGAGATTGACGGCGCGCCGGTCCGTTTGACGCCACCGCCGCGCGAACCGCGGACGCTGCGCGTGGCGCTGGCCGGCTGCGGCACCGTGGGCGGCGAGCTGGTGCGCCTGCTTCACCAGGGCGCAGGGGAGATCCGGGCGCGGCACGGCGTGCGGGTGCGGCTGGTCCGCGTCCTGGTGGCCCACGCGGGCCGGCCCCGTCCATCGGAGCTGGACCCCGCGCTGCTGACCACGGACCTGGACGCGTTTCTGGCGGAGGACGCGGACGTCGTCGTCGAGGCGATCGGCGGGCTGGATCCCGCGCTGCGCATCGCGCGGACGACGCTGGGCCGCGGGCGGCGGCTGGTGACGGCAAACAAGGCGCTGATCGCCGCGCACGGGCCGGAACTGGCGGAGCTGGCGCGCCGGCACCGCACGCGCATCGACTTCGAGAGCGCCGTCGCGGGCGGAATTCCCGTCATTCGCGCGCTCCGCGACTCACTGGGGCTTACGGGGATCGCGCGCATCCGCGGCGTGCTGAACGGGACCACCAACTTCATCCTCACCCGGCTGGACGAGGGATGGCGGTACGCGGATGCCCTGGCGGACGCGCAGGCGCGCGGATTCGCGGAGGCCAACCCCGCGCGCGACCTGTCCGGCGAGGACGCGGCGGACAAGCTGCGCATCCTGGGATGGCTGGCGTTCGGCATCCGCCCCGACGCGCTGGTCCTGCGCCGCCGCGGCATCGACCCCGACCCGGAGCGGCTGGCGGCCGACGCGCGGCTGCTGGGCGGCGCGCCGCGCCTCGTCGCCGAAGCGGTGCAGACGGAGGCGGGCGTGGTGGCGGCGGTGGAGCCGGTGATCGTTCCCTCCGCCGGTGCGCTGGGCCGCACGCGCGGCGAGGAGAACGTGGTGGTGATCGAGAGCCGGGCCAACGGCGGCGTGGCGCTCAGCGGCCCCGGCGCGGGCGGATCACCGACGGCGAGTTCGCTGCTGGCGGATCTGGTGCGGGGCGCCGGCCGCCTTCCCCGCCCCGCCCCGGTCGCGCCCCTCTCCGTTGCCGACACGCGCGAGCACCGCTGGGCGCTCAGCGTCGCGCGCACGCAGGCGGCCGGAGGCATCCTGGAGCGCACGCTGAGCCGGGCGGGGATCGTGTCCACCGCCGTGCTGGCGGACGGGGACCGGCGGGTGGCCGTCACCGGGCCGGTGGGCTGGCAGCGGGTGGACCTGGCGCTGCGGGCGCTCAGTGCGGAGCGGCTGGCCCCGGTCGTCTCGCGCGTGGAGGTGCCGGTGTGA
- a CDS encoding RHS repeat-associated core domain-containing protein, whose amino-acid sequence MPQHSRSALARHARVLVFVPFLSAAGWLGLRELAARPSAPARPAASAGHAASSSSNPDKLHAAAKPGAGASGMAAAFAPPTPPVPPSPLPALSEVVRMAYRQVLDRDATPAEITARVSWISTGGGTVAALVADLAKSAEYQAAFVTGHGADVAVDSLFRHLWDRPATPAEVTKWSPRVTAGNYRQVVDSIQADWYPAEQFGRDAVPGRPVTHWDSRAPVMVVPGTGTDASRGQCLSAPAGLDGVYECGELRVAHALPAVRVLNRSRAPTLLYGSDQAHPIPTFGVYVTPPTGRAALTQVTVRVHTGRSMPEAGVLQAQATWRGSNFTPGQTSHVSLSYNALEQNTGVYDYFLVVTATYADGQTQDWIRRGRFAIVNRRNSPFGRGWWLAGLEQLVLSPSNNGYKEILWVGGDGSTRLYQQGPLARDNGIWVARNPGGRPDTLRTNTTYQDAAYVRRLRNGASIYYSADGSHIATVDVLDRHTHFWHDSGRLQAVFTPTGVGYLAHKPPFRFYYDANGRLNRVTSPDLAGNAARTVTLGPDATGRQLWIKDPGVPARQFQYGENTEPGRMTRSISLRGTTTRYEYDWGAELSRATVWMGDPARDIGYVYYNASTRGHPNMGLPVPAAQVITTIDGPRQNAADTTRFWLDRWGGPVAAQDPLGAVTTVTRGDTRFPALPTETVAPNGLRSTAEYDARGRVTSTQVINPLNDGRNSRTTVLYDDTWDAPVRIARYEVSSTGALTQLVGKDTMAYDAATGNRLWQQLGNDAGRRVNYGYYPAGSAFAGMPATVRTPANVEHGVMGDSIYYDGVGNMASTVSPTKIRTEYVNDGLGRPWMTTSPVDPAHGLFRRDSVVYDSAGRVALTVSRGPAMSIATTNPSLGAPWTTPEERLYVENVYNTYGELTAVRRWAVPDTAHVGVFHTGFEYDAAGRKTVEIDAKGMRDSTVYDNAGNVVATRSRRGYRITLAYDAANRLRTRTIPGAGVSRRDTIPAGGPNNFLFPRFGTDASGNATVANGTVDLQGDVERYSYDVMGNMLYAANRDAIVRRGYNPNGSISGDTLVIATYATRDTTQHVYGLRYAYDMAGRRTALVHPATLAPTGGWTVYNNYDPTTGALASVQDPVGTHQFAYNVAGEMTGELYPNGVTEVYAHDGEGRLRSRRLTIPGPGLVDSDSMVYDARGKMVFVQQQIGTVQNFYSGLGSLAWSRIGDGTSYTEQGYIQDALGNTATEEKFDYATQDIPQLHVRRRMYEAGTGRLVSEAGAPGWNADNTAVRQVRFDSAGNTRWSSDSRLYDGMVNTRRNEGRVSYYDPADRLRVVDMKACAWSTASIPHSVYWRFPLGATEMKCYMPRAGDRSVYEEYRYDALGRRVLVRSREICEMACLDKVTRTVWDGDRLLWEIRAGGEDPERDVTPAGQLPPYQITTGRVAYTFGAALDHPLAVHRFDYRDSLFTRYDTVQAPLSMQPLTIYPHTNWRGDYKMGTFITGERQRCARVPTTEGDLETVDGYQPGGSSEQGALPNVNGMYWYCLAAVQWSGSHIWLDNSQRGTPPGNPDFWVGSLVHNKRDLTGNLYMRNRYYDAQAGRFSQEDPIGLAGGLNAYGFAAGDPVSYSDPYGLSVDSIKVQGRIAQMNITYLRNHSRAFRRLYDELDADPKVRILIREARNEEEDQIGRNSFSPPTQPGGWSEIFLSRSFTEQANYDNARLGRDWRYNWAATLGHELGHAGGYYGKLDASCGADPNPGGTGCIIDFENTVRSQLPSVMRAWLGVRQYY is encoded by the coding sequence ATGCCGCAACACTCCCGCTCCGCCCTCGCCCGCCATGCGCGGGTACTCGTTTTCGTCCCCTTCCTCTCCGCCGCGGGCTGGCTGGGCCTGCGCGAACTCGCGGCCCGTCCATCCGCACCCGCGCGACCGGCGGCGAGCGCGGGGCACGCGGCTTCATCCTCCTCCAATCCTGACAAGCTGCATGCGGCCGCGAAGCCGGGCGCCGGCGCGAGCGGGATGGCGGCTGCGTTCGCGCCGCCCACGCCGCCCGTGCCGCCCTCCCCGCTCCCCGCGCTCAGCGAGGTGGTGCGGATGGCGTACCGCCAGGTGCTGGACCGCGATGCGACGCCGGCGGAGATCACGGCGCGCGTGTCGTGGATCTCCACCGGGGGCGGAACGGTGGCGGCGCTGGTGGCGGATCTGGCGAAGTCGGCGGAGTACCAGGCGGCGTTCGTGACCGGCCACGGCGCCGATGTGGCGGTGGACTCGCTCTTCCGCCACCTGTGGGACCGTCCCGCCACCCCGGCGGAGGTGACCAAGTGGAGCCCGCGGGTCACGGCTGGCAACTACCGGCAGGTGGTGGACTCCATTCAGGCCGACTGGTACCCGGCGGAGCAGTTCGGGCGCGACGCGGTGCCCGGCCGCCCCGTGACGCACTGGGACTCGCGCGCGCCGGTGATGGTGGTGCCGGGCACGGGAACGGATGCCTCGCGCGGCCAGTGCCTGAGCGCGCCGGCCGGCCTGGACGGCGTATACGAGTGCGGCGAACTGCGGGTGGCGCACGCGCTTCCCGCCGTCCGCGTGCTGAACCGCAGCCGCGCCCCCACGCTTCTGTACGGCAGCGACCAGGCGCACCCGATCCCCACGTTCGGCGTCTACGTGACGCCGCCGACGGGGCGCGCCGCGCTGACGCAGGTGACTGTGCGCGTTCACACCGGGCGCAGCATGCCGGAGGCGGGGGTGCTGCAGGCGCAGGCTACCTGGCGGGGGAGCAACTTCACCCCGGGGCAGACCAGCCACGTCTCGCTGAGCTACAACGCGCTGGAACAGAACACGGGCGTGTACGACTACTTCCTCGTGGTTACCGCCACCTACGCGGACGGACAGACGCAGGACTGGATCCGCCGTGGACGGTTCGCCATCGTGAACCGCAGGAACAGCCCGTTCGGCCGGGGCTGGTGGCTCGCCGGGCTGGAGCAGCTGGTGCTCTCGCCCAGCAACAACGGCTACAAGGAGATCCTGTGGGTGGGCGGGGACGGGAGCACGCGCCTGTACCAGCAGGGTCCGCTGGCGCGCGACAACGGGATCTGGGTGGCCCGCAACCCGGGCGGGCGGCCGGATACGCTCCGCACCAACACCACCTACCAGGACGCGGCGTACGTGCGGCGGTTGCGCAACGGCGCCAGCATCTACTACAGCGCGGACGGCAGCCACATCGCCACCGTGGATGTGCTGGACCGGCATACGCACTTCTGGCACGACTCCGGACGGCTGCAGGCCGTGTTCACGCCCACGGGCGTGGGCTACCTGGCGCACAAGCCGCCGTTCCGCTTCTACTACGACGCGAACGGCCGCCTGAACCGCGTGACCTCGCCCGACCTGGCGGGCAACGCGGCCCGCACCGTCACGCTGGGTCCGGACGCGACGGGGCGGCAGCTGTGGATAAAGGATCCGGGCGTGCCGGCGCGGCAGTTTCAGTACGGGGAAAACACCGAGCCCGGCCGGATGACGCGGAGCATCAGCCTGCGCGGCACCACGACGCGGTACGAGTACGACTGGGGCGCGGAGCTGTCCCGCGCGACCGTGTGGATGGGCGACCCGGCCAGGGACATCGGGTACGTGTACTACAACGCGTCCACGCGCGGGCACCCCAACATGGGCCTGCCCGTCCCCGCCGCGCAGGTCATCACCACCATCGACGGGCCGCGCCAGAACGCGGCGGACACCACGCGCTTCTGGCTGGACCGCTGGGGCGGGCCGGTGGCGGCGCAGGACCCGCTTGGGGCCGTGACCACCGTCACCCGGGGGGATACCCGCTTTCCCGCGCTGCCGACGGAAACGGTGGCGCCCAACGGACTGCGCTCCACCGCGGAGTACGACGCGCGCGGCCGGGTGACGTCGACGCAGGTGATCAACCCGCTGAACGACGGGCGGAACTCGCGGACCACCGTGCTCTACGACGACACGTGGGACGCGCCGGTGCGGATCGCCCGCTATGAGGTCTCGTCGACCGGTGCCCTGACGCAGCTGGTGGGCAAGGACACCATGGCCTACGACGCGGCGACGGGGAACCGGCTGTGGCAGCAGCTGGGGAACGACGCCGGGCGCCGCGTGAACTACGGGTACTATCCCGCGGGGAGCGCCTTCGCCGGGATGCCGGCCACCGTGCGCACGCCGGCGAACGTGGAGCACGGGGTGATGGGCGACTCCATCTACTACGACGGCGTCGGGAACATGGCCTCGACGGTGAGCCCTACCAAGATCCGTACCGAGTACGTGAACGACGGCCTGGGTCGCCCGTGGATGACCACCAGCCCGGTGGACCCGGCGCACGGCCTGTTCCGCCGCGACAGCGTGGTGTATGACTCGGCGGGCCGCGTGGCGCTGACGGTCAGCCGCGGGCCGGCCATGTCCATCGCCACGACCAATCCGTCGCTCGGTGCGCCATGGACCACGCCGGAGGAGCGTCTCTACGTCGAGAACGTGTACAACACGTACGGCGAACTGACAGCCGTGCGCCGCTGGGCCGTGCCCGACACCGCGCACGTAGGTGTATTCCATACCGGGTTCGAGTACGACGCCGCCGGGCGCAAGACGGTCGAGATCGACGCCAAGGGAATGCGCGACTCGACGGTGTACGACAACGCCGGGAACGTGGTGGCCACGCGGTCGCGTCGCGGCTACCGCATCACCCTTGCCTACGACGCAGCCAACCGGCTGCGGACCCGCACCATCCCCGGAGCCGGGGTATCTCGCCGCGACACTATTCCCGCCGGCGGGCCCAATAACTTCCTGTTCCCCCGGTTCGGGACGGACGCGTCGGGGAACGCTACGGTCGCGAACGGGACGGTCGACCTGCAGGGGGATGTGGAGCGGTACTCGTACGACGTGATGGGCAACATGTTGTACGCGGCCAACCGCGACGCCATCGTGCGGCGGGGATACAATCCCAATGGTTCCATCTCGGGCGACACGCTGGTCATCGCCACGTACGCCACGCGCGACACCACGCAGCACGTGTACGGGCTGCGGTACGCCTACGACATGGCGGGGCGGCGGACGGCCCTGGTCCACCCGGCCACGCTGGCTCCCACGGGCGGGTGGACCGTCTATAACAACTACGATCCCACTACGGGCGCGCTTGCCTCGGTGCAGGATCCCGTGGGTACGCACCAGTTCGCCTACAACGTCGCGGGTGAAATGACGGGCGAACTGTACCCGAACGGAGTGACGGAAGTTTACGCGCACGACGGGGAGGGACGACTGCGCAGCAGGCGGCTGACGATCCCCGGCCCGGGGCTGGTGGATTCCGACTCCATGGTGTACGACGCCCGCGGCAAGATGGTGTTCGTGCAGCAGCAGATCGGCACCGTGCAGAACTTCTACTCGGGGCTGGGCAGCCTTGCGTGGTCGCGGATCGGAGACGGGACCTCGTACACCGAGCAGGGCTACATCCAGGACGCGCTCGGCAACACCGCGACGGAAGAAAAGTTCGACTACGCCACGCAGGACATTCCGCAGCTGCACGTGCGGAGGCGGATGTACGAAGCGGGCACGGGCCGGCTTGTCAGCGAGGCTGGGGCGCCGGGGTGGAACGCCGACAACACCGCGGTCCGTCAGGTCCGGTTTGATTCGGCGGGCAACACACGCTGGTCCAGTGACAGCCGCCTGTACGACGGCATGGTGAACACCCGCCGCAACGAGGGCAGGGTCAGCTACTACGACCCGGCCGACCGGCTGCGCGTCGTGGACATGAAGGCGTGCGCGTGGAGCACGGCATCCATTCCCCACAGCGTCTACTGGCGCTTTCCGCTGGGCGCGACGGAGATGAAGTGCTACATGCCGCGCGCGGGTGACCGGTCGGTGTACGAGGAGTACCGGTACGATGCGCTGGGGCGCCGTGTGCTGGTGCGCAGCCGTGAAATCTGCGAGATGGCGTGCCTGGACAAGGTGACGCGGACGGTGTGGGATGGAGACCGGCTGCTGTGGGAGATTCGCGCCGGGGGTGAGGATCCCGAGCGCGACGTGACCCCCGCGGGTCAGCTTCCGCCGTACCAGATCACCACCGGGCGGGTGGCGTACACGTTCGGAGCGGCGCTGGACCATCCCCTGGCGGTGCACCGGTTCGACTACCGGGACTCGCTGTTCACCCGGTACGACACCGTGCAGGCCCCGCTCAGCATGCAGCCGCTGACCATCTACCCGCACACGAACTGGCGGGGCGACTACAAGATGGGCACGTTCATCACGGGCGAGCGGCAGCGGTGCGCGCGGGTGCCCACCACGGAAGGCGACCTCGAGACAGTGGACGGTTACCAGCCGGGCGGGTCCAGCGAACAGGGCGCGCTTCCAAACGTGAACGGGATGTACTGGTACTGCTTGGCCGCGGTGCAGTGGTCCGGCAGCCACATCTGGCTGGACAACAGCCAGAGGGGCACGCCGCCCGGCAACCCGGACTTCTGGGTGGGGAGCCTGGTGCACAACAAGCGGGACCTGACGGGAAACCTGTACATGCGGAACAGGTACTACGATGCGCAGGCGGGCCGCTTCAGCCAGGAAGACCCCATCGGCCTCGCGGGCGGGCTGAACGCGTACGGGTTCGCGGCGGGGGACCCGGTCAGCTACTCTGATCCGTATGGCTTGAGCGTGGATTCAATCAAGGTTCAAGGTCGAATTGCACAAATGAACATCACCTACCTGAGGAATCACTCGCGCGCGTTCAGACGCCTTTATGATGAACTCGATGCAGATCCTAAGGTTCGTATTCTGATTCGCGAGGCGAGGAATGAGGAGGAGGATCAAATTGGAAGAAACTCATTCAGCCCGCCAACTCAACCGGGTGGATGGTCCGAAATATTCCTGAGCCGTTCTTTCACTGAACAAGCGAATTACGACAACGCCAGATTGGGGCGCGACTGGCGATACAATTGGGCAGCTACTCTAGGGCACGAACTGGGGCATGCTGGGGGGTACTACGGAAAGTTGGACGCGAGCTGTGGAGCCGACCCGAACCCGGGCGGAACGGGCTGTATCATAGACTTTGAGAACACGGTCCGCTCGCAACTTCCGTCCGTTATGCGAGCGTGGCTAGGGGTTCGGCAATATTACTGA
- a CDS encoding Uma2 family endonuclease: MATNPKNATVTLDDFIAAAEASEQRLEFVDGQIVAMSGASILHGRIAQRITSSLDRQLENSGCEILRDTLVAAGVADNKFVPDVIVFCGEPEYERLRGIEMMLNPVVLIEVLSPTTANYDHVTKWENYRRIPSLREYLLVSQDRPRVEQYTRQDSRFWRFSETEGRDSEIRIESLNATLSLARIYAGLRLGAAEQEEAPAE; encoded by the coding sequence ATGGCCACGAATCCGAAGAACGCGACGGTAACGCTGGACGACTTCATCGCGGCCGCCGAAGCCAGCGAGCAGCGGCTGGAGTTCGTCGACGGGCAGATCGTGGCCATGAGCGGCGCGTCCATCCTTCACGGGCGCATCGCCCAGCGTATCACCTCCTCGCTGGACCGGCAGTTGGAGAACTCCGGATGCGAGATTCTGCGCGATACGCTTGTGGCGGCGGGAGTAGCGGACAACAAGTTTGTGCCGGATGTCATCGTGTTCTGCGGCGAGCCGGAGTACGAACGGCTTCGCGGCATTGAGATGATGCTGAATCCGGTGGTTCTGATCGAGGTGCTGTCGCCCACGACGGCGAACTATGATCACGTGACCAAGTGGGAGAACTACCGCCGGATCCCGAGCCTGCGTGAGTATCTGCTGGTTTCGCAGGATCGGCCCCGGGTGGAACAGTACACCCGGCAGGACTCGCGCTTCTGGCGATTCAGCGAGACCGAGGGACGGGATTCGGAGATCCGCATCGAGTCGCTGAACGCCACGCTGAGCTTGGCGCGAATCTACGCCGGACTGCGGCTTGGGGCGGCGGAACAGGAAGAAGCGCCGGCGGAGTGA
- a CDS encoding alpha/beta fold hydrolase, giving the protein MTDRQLRTQHVPEFTLESGEVLRDVRQAYHLDGELNAARDNLVLVIHALTGSADAAGDWWRGTIGPGLPIDTDRYAVLCTNLLGSCYGTTGPSEPGREALPRVTTRDQARLIHRLIEELGIGSVALVAGGSLGGMVALEWMAEHPSIPRAAVIFAAPAAHTASAIAWNHIQRQAIAAGGERGLEIARMIGMMTYRTAEEQEIRFARGTEEDGRWSIASYLEHHGRKLRGRFDIGSYVALTHAMDSHDVGRGRGGIRAALHPLADRLVGVGIPGDLLYGAADVRAWTNASGAAYREIHSIHGHDAFLLEPEQAGRILADALAGAHAPPKEQDDEHPAGD; this is encoded by the coding sequence GTGACCGATCGCCAGCTTCGCACGCAGCACGTTCCCGAGTTCACGCTGGAAAGCGGCGAGGTCCTGCGCGACGTGCGGCAGGCGTACCACCTGGACGGCGAGTTGAACGCCGCGCGCGACAACCTGGTCCTCGTGATCCACGCACTCACCGGCTCCGCCGACGCCGCGGGCGACTGGTGGCGCGGAACCATCGGCCCCGGGCTGCCCATCGACACGGACCGGTACGCCGTGCTGTGTACCAACCTGCTCGGCTCCTGCTACGGAACCACGGGTCCGTCCGAGCCGGGCAGGGAGGCGCTTCCGCGCGTCACCACGCGCGATCAGGCGCGGCTGATCCATCGATTGATCGAAGAACTGGGGATCGGCTCCGTCGCGCTCGTCGCCGGCGGGTCGCTGGGCGGAATGGTGGCGCTGGAGTGGATGGCGGAACACCCGTCGATCCCGCGCGCCGCAGTCATCTTTGCCGCGCCGGCCGCGCACACGGCATCCGCCATCGCGTGGAATCACATCCAGCGGCAGGCGATTGCGGCGGGCGGCGAGCGCGGGCTGGAGATCGCCCGGATGATCGGGATGATGACGTACCGCACGGCGGAGGAGCAGGAGATCCGCTTTGCGCGCGGGACGGAGGAGGACGGGCGCTGGTCCATCGCCTCGTACCTGGAGCACCACGGACGCAAGCTGCGCGGCCGCTTTGACATCGGCAGCTACGTGGCGCTGACGCACGCGATGGACTCGCACGACGTGGGGCGCGGCCGTGGCGGAATTCGCGCGGCGCTCCATCCGCTTGCGGACAGGCTCGTGGGCGTCGGCATCCCCGGCGACCTGCTGTACGGCGCCGCGGACGTGCGGGCGTGGACGAATGCGTCCGGCGCCGCGTACCGCGAGATCCACTCGATCCACGGGCATGACGCCTTTCTGCTGGAACCGGAGCAGGCCGGGCGCATTCTGGCCGACGCACTCGCAGGCGCACACGCGCCGCCCAAGGAGCAAGACGATGAGCACCCTGCTGGAGATTGA